One Bacteroidia bacterium genomic window, CGAAATCCCTGCGGGCTTTCGTTACATCGGTTCGCGAGCTTTGCGAATGTCCAAAGCCCTACGGGACTTCGTACATCTGCGAGTTTTGCAAAAAGCAAGACTCTTCGCAAAGCTCGCGAACCGTTAGGCAACATTGTAGACACACAAGTATGTATCAAGACGCTGAATTAGACTATATCATAACAAAAGTTGTCGACATTGGCAATCGACTTGCTATTACTCCAATTCTCGAACACAAACCTAATATCAAATATGCCGAGGGCTTTGCGCAAAAGATAATTTTGCATTGCCTTACAGTTCGGGCCTTGTCTAACGGATTCCAATATTCGGACGGAAAGATAACTTCTCCTCCTCAAATTGATTTTCCTTCAATTTATGTTTTAGCGAGAGCTGCATTAGAAACGTATCTTGCATTTAATTACGTTTTCATTTCACCAAAGAACGAAGATGAATATAGTTTTAGGTTTTTATGTTGGGACTTAGCTGGCTATCTTGAAAGAGAAAACTTTACAGCCAAGCAAATTGAGCACATTAAAATCCAAGAAGATGAAAAAGTCGCAATAGAATATTTAAAAAAAGAGATTGAAAAGCATCCATATCTCTTGGGCAAGTCCAATAAAATAAAAAGCAGCGCAATCGATGGACAATGGAGATTAAGGAATTCGTGGACAGATCTTGCCGTTGACGCTGGCTTCAAAGAAACTTTTTTTAACCAACAATATAAATTTCTTTGCGCTTACGCCCACTCAAGTCGCCTTAGCATTATTCAGATTCAGCAGACAAAAAACATTGATACCCAAACAAAGGTCATTCAAGCGACAATGAGCTTAATTAAAATCGTTCTCGCAAAATACATTTACGACTATGTTCACTTAATGCCTGCGCT contains:
- a CDS encoding DUF5677 domain-containing protein → MYQDAELDYIITKVVDIGNRLAITPILEHKPNIKYAEGFAQKIILHCLTVRALSNGFQYSDGKITSPPQIDFPSIYVLARAALETYLAFNYVFISPKNEDEYSFRFLCWDLAGYLERENFTAKQIEHIKIQEDEKVAIEYLKKEIEKHPYLLGKSNKIKSSAIDGQWRLRNSWTDLAVDAGFKETFFNQQYKFLCAYAHSSRLSIIQIQQTKNIDTQTKVIQATMSLIKIVLAKYIYDYVHLMPALKQSVDFNSAEHVRLLIWKNVGDKMTGNPDEDANNVA